The proteins below come from a single Drosophila teissieri strain GT53w chromosome 3L, Prin_Dtei_1.1, whole genome shotgun sequence genomic window:
- the LOC122618328 gene encoding arginine-glutamic acid dipeptide repeats protein isoform X6: MAASTQGEIRVGPGHQVNDVYAKLPDYNPISSFPIDKETDERELEESRWSPGVVADGDLLMFLRAARSMAAFQGMCDGGLEDGCLAASRDDTTINALDVLHDSGYDPGKALQALVKCPVSKGIDKKWTEDETKKFIKGLRQFGKNFFRIHKDLLPHKDTPELVEFYYLWKKTPGANNNRPHRRRRQSALRRNRVTRANNSNSNTPPKKEDTPEPQTATTATAAATAASETASRSSPAVSKEENSSLTEDDASECDSDSSLTHKRDESPSRMRTRNKQQNNNNSSTSSGNNTAGNGGGNATSISSGSTGGGAAGGNSSSKDQSANAVANGKRPKRGSETPDVSGGASVDSPKTPTKAVAESSANKRKGGKQDTPNKKKRTEQESNEPSAHEENAVKEKRKRPDSPVESMNSDSRPDSVLDDGESNTTDTTTAEQQSTKDSKDTVSCKEEREMVTNDLEAKAEEKAIKAEALAEDSKDSAIKNMDEETNIQAPISAETSLVDGPNPNALPSPVAAPITMKVPTIATVEALNASVDRKEAIEKMESCDSDPEMLKKLATIKQEVSPQQQQHLQQPSQQQMQQQLAPVGLQPPPSCPPSESVYIKKEPMEDSMDATCNQNSNEPQDLKVKIEIKNEDALKHSVGGMPPSGPCAPPSALHPLSGAPVESGQEPLHLQHMPHGPVPTQPPPGYLIDGQLKYGPPGQGVPPQPPQLHSDAAGGVSGAPPGAPTTPQKYPPEMEMKFAPQDLKYPPPPPLDALKYSQEMQAAAAAAAAAGKYDMKYMIEQQGKYNVELSAAHQPPSKPGYQDSLKIPDIKPGFGHMPHTVSSPMDAAHKYGPPPTSQESQQQQPQPSAHQVPPGATPPPGIAMPKPHYQHDVQTPPLGRPFEPTGLMLKYGDPLAAKYGPPQDLKYPMPPVSQAGPADIKPYGGENLIKSSPYGPPPESPIDASARSTPGQDSQGSNSNSQPPSMPPQPQQFQSPHPSPHMPSPAGGGLPPGMHPQNLIHGPPPGAAGGSGPQPPPPPTSLHQPTPTSAGPPSLQHGLHPGHQHSQLSAATSLPPSSIGIPPTLSTMAPSHMHPHLHPHAHLQGLHRPHDLPPSMHPHAPMPLSLQGHPQHGHGLPPSHPSQQQQQQQQQQTGGPAGTVRTPSPAQQPPRSLHDPQSSREPPTSQPSTTMAGSSGPGGPPPQQSPHAHRTSPLPGLAGSGPPPPGLIGHPMAIHPHLAHLPPGHPAHAALAHPGHHLLSHSIAGLGPGGGPIALLAGPGGLGGIPESALSRRPPPSPLPHSHASSAPLTAHSVASMTSTSMSLTTSTVPSSAFSRASPSVQISSSGGGPSGPGSVGPGGLPNSSAAAAAAAAAHRAASPASSVSSLSRQSPLHPVPQSPLSHHPSSSALSAAAAAVAERDRHALMRQQSPHMTPPPVSNASLMASPLSKMYAPQPGQRGLGTSPPPHLRPGASPPVIRHPQMPLPLPLIAPGGGIPQIGVHPGQSPYPHPLLHPSVFYSPHHHPFNSPYGYAPYGPGFPAYMKPPPQPGQLDPAAVMAAHHAGLQGPPTQQMRQDEQNAAAAAAAAAAEKQHQAAAAAAAQQHKAPQQQPPGGMPPNKPPTPKTPQGPGGGMPPGMGGPGTPTGLPPGAYPGSHMPGYPQGPPHGSPFAPQDGQPHGLKPTSHMDALRAHAHSANSAGMGGGHHPTEPLPIDIEPDPEPEIPSPTHNIPRGPSPEAKPDDTECHRSQSAIFVRHIDRGDYNSCTRTDLIFKPVADSKLARKREERDRKLAEKERERRQQQQQQQQQQQQQQAAAAQQAAQQAKMKAELKPPYADTPALRQLSEYARPHVAFSPVEQMVPYHHPMGPMYRERELEEIKNAQAAAASQSRLDPHWMEYYRRGIHPSQFPLYANPAISQMERERLGIPPPHHVGLDPGEHMVRMIRLTREYHAHSHTHLHLPLHPQPQPPEAGFQLPPNVGQYPRPNMLIPREPHSDVLLRMSYADQLQAAEFQRQSLHDQYFRNQLR, from the exons ATGGCGGCCTCCACTCAAGGAGAAATTCGAGTGGGTCCCGGCCACCAGGTAAACGATGTCTAT GCAAAACTGCCCGATTATAATCCAATCTCAAGCTTCCCCATCGACAAGGAAACCGATGAACGTGAACTAGAGGAATCAAGATGGAGTCCAGGCGTTGTGGCCGATGGCGACTTGTTAATGTTCTTGCGTGCGGCTCGCTCCATGGCTGCATTTCAAGGAATGTGTGATGGTGGTTTAGAAGACGGTTGTTTGGCTGCCAGTCGCGACGACACTACAATAAACGCACTCGACGTG CTCCACGATTCTGGTTACGATCCAGGCAAAGCTCTACAAGCGCTCGTAAAGTGCCCCGTTTCGAAGGGCATCGACAAGAAGTGGACCGAGGACGAAACAAAGAAATTCATCAAGGGTCTGCGTCAGTTTGGGAAGAACTTCTTCCGCATCCATAAGGACCTGCTGCCGCACAAGGACACGCCAGAGCTGGTCGAGTTCTACTATCTGTGGAAGAAGACGCCCGGCGCGAACAACAATCGGCCACACAGGCGACGCCGCCAGAGCGCCCTGCGACGCAACCGTGTCACGCGGGcgaacaacagcaacagcaacactcCTCCGAAGAAGGAGGACACTCCCGAACCACAAACTgcgacgacggcgacggcggcggcaacCGCGGCGTCCGAGACGGCGAGTCGCTCCTCGCCCGCTGTCTCCAAGGAGGAGAACAGCTCGCTCACCGAGGACGACGCCAGCGAGTGCGACAGTGATTCGAGTCTGACCCACAAAAGGGATGAATCACCCTCAAGGATGAGGACGCGTAACAAGCaacagaacaacaacaacagcagcaccagcagcggTAACAACACGGCCGGAAACGGTGGCGGTAACGCCACATCCATAAGCAGCGGATCAACCGGCGGCGGTGCCGCTGGCGGCAACAGTTCGTCTAAGGATCAATCAGCCAACGCCGTGGCTAATGGCAAGCGACCCAAGAGGGGCTCCGAAACACCGGATGTTTCCGGCGGAGCCTCGGTCGATAGTCCCAAGACACCGACGAAGGCTGTGGCCGAGAGTTCGGCCAATAAGCGCAAGGGTGGCAAGCAGGATACGCCCAACAAAAAGAAGCGAACGGAGCAGGAGTCCAACGAGCCAAGCGCTCACGAGGAGAATGCCGTCAAAGAGAAGCGCAAGAGACCGGACAGCCCGGTTGAGAGCATGAACTCGGATAGCCGGCCGGATTCCGTGCTCGACGATGGGGAATCTAATACCACGGACACCACCACCGCCGAGCAGCAGTCGACAAAGGACAGCAAGGATACGGTCAGCTGCAAGGAGGAGCGTGAAATGGTCACCAACGATCTGGAGGCCAAGGCCGAGGAGAAGGCCATCAAGGCAGAGGCTTTGGCGGAGGACAGCAAGGATAGCGCCATCAAGAACATGGACGAGGAGACAAACATCCAGGCGCCTATCAGTGCAGAGACAAGTTTGGTGGATGGTCCAAATCCCAATGCCTTGCCCAGTCCAGTGGCCGCACCAATCACTATGAAGGTGCCCACAATTGCCACAGTTGAGGCGCTGAACGCGTCCGTGGATCGCAAGGAGGCCATCGAGAAGATGGAGTCGTGCGACAGCGATCCGGAGATGCTTAAAAAACTGGCAACCATTAAGCAGGAAGTAtctccgcagcagcagcagcatttgcaaCAGCCATcacagcagcagatgcagcagcaactcgcACCTGTTGGCTTACAGCCGCCTCCGTCTTGCCCGCCTTCAGAATCAGTCTATATCAAAAAGGAACCCATGGAGGACTCGATGGACGCCACCTGCAATCAGAACAGCAACGAACCGCAGGACCTGAAGGTGAAGATCGAGATTAAAAACGAGGATGCATTAAAGCACAGTGTCGGAGGTATGCCGCCTTCTGGACCCTGTGCACCGCCTTCGGCTCTACATCCACTCTCCGGAGCTCCGGTAGAGAGCGGCCAGGAGCCACTGCACCTGCAACACATGCCTCATGGACCGGTGCCAACGCAACCGCCTCCTGGCTATCTAATTGATGGCCAGCTAAAGTATGGACCACCGGGACAAGGCGTGCCTCCACAGCCTCCACAACTGCACAGCGATGCGGCTGGAGGAGTCAGTGGAGCACCGCCTGGAGCCCCGACCACGCCGCAGAAGTATCCGCCCGAGATGGAGATGAAGTTTGCTCCTCAGGATCTCAAGTATCCCCCACCGCCGCCCCTAGATGCACTCAAGTACAGCCAGGAGATGCaagctgcggcggcggcagcggctgcagctgGCAAGTACGATATGAAGTACATGATAGAGCAGCAGGGCAAGTACAACGTGGAGTTGTCAGCTGCCCATCAGCCGCCAAGCAAGCCAGGCTACCAGGATTCGCTAAAGATACCCGATATCAAGCCTGGTTTCGGCCACATGCCGCACACCGTGAGCTCACCGATGGACGCCGCCCATAAATACGGACCGCCTCCAACGTCGCAAGAgtcccagcaacagcagccccAGCCGTCGGCACATCAGGTACCGCCGGGAGCAACTCCACCACCTGGTATCGCCATGCCCAAGCCGCACTACCAACACGATGTGCAAACACCACCGTTGGGACGGCCCTTCGAGCCGACCGGACTTATGCTCAAGTATGGCGATCCATTGGCAGCCAAATACGGCCCGCCTCAGGATCTCAAGTACCCGATGCCGCCGGTCTCTCAGGCGGGACCAGCGGACATAAAGCCCTATGGCGGCGAGAATCTAATCAAGTCCTCACCGTACGGACCGCCGCCGGAGAGTCCTATTGATGCCTCAGCGCGCTCTACACCTGGTCAGGATAGCCagggcagcaacagcaattcACAGCCGCCCTCAATGCCCCCGCAACCCCAGCAGTTCCAGTCGCCGCATCCCTCGCCGCATATGCCTTCGCCAGCAGGTGGTGGGCTACCACCGGGAATGCATCCGCAAAATCTCATCCACGGCCCGCCACCAGGTGCAGCGGGCGGTAGTGGCCCCCAgccgcctccgccgcccaCATCGCTGCATCAGCCCACGCCCACGTCTGCAGGTCCACCCAGTCTGCAACATGGACTACATCCTGGCCACCAGCACTCACAGCTGTCTGCGGCTACATCGCTACCGCCGAGCTCGATTGGAATTCCTCCCACGCTCTCGACTATGGCGCCCTCGCACATGCACCCGCACCTTCATCCACATGCGCATCTGCAGGGTCTCCATCGGCCGCACGATCTGCCGCCCAGTATGCATCCACATGCTCCCATGCCGCTGTCGTTGCAGGGACATCCGCAGCACGGACATGGATTGCCGCCCTCGCATCCTtctcagcaacagcagcaacaacaacaacaacagaccGGCGGACCAGCTGGCACAGTGCGAACTCCGTCACCTGCCCAGCAGCCGCCGAGATCCCTGCACGATCCGCAATCGTCTCGAGAGCCGCCCACCTCGCAGCCCTCGACCACAATGGCAGGATCGAGTGGTCCAGGTGGACCACCGCCGCAACAGTCGCCGCACGCGCATCGAACATCGCCGTTGCCAGGACTCGCGGGAAGTGGACCTCCACCACCGGGACTCATCGGTCATCCGATGGCCATACACCCGCACCTGGCCCACTTGCCGCCCGGACATCCTGCACACGCAGCGCTCGCTCATCCTGGACACCATCTGCTGTCGCACTCGATAGCGGGCTTGGGACCTGGCGGTGGACCGATCGCGCTGCTGGCCGGTCCCGGCGGGCTTGGAGGTATTCCAGAGTCCGCTCTAAGTCGCCGCCCCCCGCCCTCACCCCTGCCACACTCGCATGCCTCTTCGGCCCCACTGACGGCCCATTCGGTGGCCAGTATGACGTCCACCAGTATGTCGCTGACCACCAGCACGGTGCCATCATCTGCCTTTAGCCGCGCCAGTCCCAGCGTACAGATCTCGAGCAGCGGGGGTGGTCCTTCAGGCCCCGGAAGCGTTGGACCTGGTGGATTGCCAAACTCttcggcagcggcagcagctgcggcagctgctCATCGTGCAGCGTCCCCGGCCTCCAGCGTCAGCAGCCTGAGTCGGCAGAGTCCGCTGCATCCGGTGCCGCAGTCGCCGCTCAGCCATCATCCGTCGTCCTCTGCGTTATCTGCCGCGGCAGCTGCCGTGGCGGAACGGGATCGACATGCGCTGATGCGTCAGCAATCGCCACATATGACTCCACCCCCGGTGTCCAATGCCTCTTTAATGGCAAGTCCCCTGAGCAAAATGTACGCTCCTCAGCCGGGTCAGAGGGGCTTGGGAACATCACCGCCACCGCACTTGCGGCCTGGAGCATCACCGCCGGTCATTCGCCACCCGCAGATGCCTCTGCCGTTGCCATTGATTGCGCCTGGCGGAGGAATACCGCAGATTGGAGTGCATCCGGGTCAGTCACCGTATCCGCACCCGCTACTGCATCCCTCGGTATTTTACTCGCCGCACCACCATCCCTTCAATTCGCCATACGGCTATGCGCCCTATGGTCCTGGATTCCCGGCGTACATGAAGCCGCCACCACAGCCGGGACAGCTTGATCCGGCAGCCGTGATGGCGGCCCACCATGCTGGATTGCAAGGACCGCCGACACAGCAGATGCGCCAGGACGAGCAGAATGCAgcggccgccgctgcagcagcagctgctgagAAACAACACCAagcggctgcagcagcggcagcacaGCAGCACAAGGCGCCCCAACAACAACCGCCCGGCGGAATGCCACCCAACAAACCGCCGACGCCAAAGACGCCACAGGGTCCAGGCGGTGGAATGCCCCCTGGAATGGGTGGACCGGGAACACCGACGGGACTACCGCCCGGTGCTTATCCAGGCAGCCATATGCCGGGATATCCACAAGGACCGCCACATGGATCACCCTTTGCGCCGCAAGATGGTCAGCCTCACGGACTAAAGCCCACATCGCACATGGACGCCCTGCGAGCCCATGCGCACTCAGCCAACTCGGCGGGAATGGGTGGAGGACACCATCCTACGGAGCCAT TGCCCATTGATATTGAACCGGATCCAGAGCCAGAAATTCCCAGTCCAACGCACAACATACCACGTGGTCCAAGTCCCGAAGCAAAACCGGACGACACCGAATGCCATCGCTCTCAGTCTGCCAT ATTTGTGCGTCACATCGATCGCGGGGATTACAATTCATGCACGAGAACAGATTTGATCTTCAAGCCGGTGGCCGACTCAAAGTTGGCCCGCAAGCGAGAAGAACGCGACCGCAAGCTGGCCGAAAAGGAGCGTGAGCGGCGACAG cagcagcagcaacaacaacagcagcagcaacaacagcaagcagCTGCGGCGCAACAGGCGGCACAGCAAGCCAAGATGAAGGCGGAGCTAAAGCCTCCATATGCGGATACACCGGCACTGCGTCAACTGTCTGAGTATGCTCGTCCCCACGTCGCCTTCAG TCCTGTTGAGCAGATGGTGCCATATCATCATCCAATGGGCCCCATGTACAGAGAGAG GGAACTGGAGGAGATCAAAAACGCACAAGCTGCTGCGGCGAGTCAATCCAGACTAGACCCGCACTGGATGGAGTACTATCGACG CGGCATTCACCCCTCGCAGTTCCCACTGTATGCGAATCCGGCGATATCGCAGATGGAGAGGGAGCGTCTGGGAATTCCACCTCCGCACCATGTGGGGTTGGACCCGGGCGAGCACATGGTGCGTATG ATACGATTGACGAGAGAATATCATGCACACTCTCATACTCATTTACATTTGCCTTTGCATCCACAGCCGCAACCACCGGAGGCCGGTTTCCAACTGCCAC CGAATGTTGGCCAGTATCCGCGGCCAAATATGCTTATACCTAGGGAGCCGCACTCGGATGTCCTGCTACGCATGTCCTATGCCGACCAACTACAG GCCGCCGAGTTCCAGCGACAGTCCCTGCACGATCAGTACTTTAG GAATCAGCTGCGTTAA